A genomic window from Chlorobium phaeobacteroides DSM 266 includes:
- the cas1 gene encoding CRISPR-associated endonuclease Cas1, with protein MSEASLFLRTLYIQEQGSMLRVENGCFRVTCGHDDDVAELLEVQSIKVGQIVLFGACMITPAAIRHCLMNRIPVVLLSQHGEYFTRLESTDDVNIDLERLQFQRSAEESFPLECSRTIVRAKLHNSGVLLRRHAESSGSEALRHAATQLRQLEEHVDRADSIDAVRGYEGSGAATYFGVFEDFFDTGGFIFRERVKRPPTDPVNAMLSFGYSLLFNNIFSMARLHRLHPYVGFLHADKPAHPALVSDLIEEFRTLVDGLVIALINKRLISPEEFTVARHDDGKPKGCYLSDGARKTFLREFENLMHRTTTHPATGYEVTCRRCLDLQVGEFALYLKGEKPYTPYLRR; from the coding sequence GTGAGTGAGGCTTCTCTTTTTCTTCGCACGCTCTATATCCAGGAGCAGGGTTCGATGCTCAGGGTTGAGAACGGGTGTTTTCGCGTGACGTGCGGGCACGATGACGATGTTGCCGAACTGCTTGAGGTGCAGTCAATCAAGGTTGGGCAGATTGTGCTGTTCGGCGCCTGTATGATTACTCCGGCTGCCATCCGGCATTGCCTCATGAACCGCATTCCCGTTGTGCTGCTTTCGCAGCATGGCGAGTATTTCACCCGTCTTGAATCGACCGATGATGTCAATATCGATCTTGAGCGGTTACAGTTTCAGCGATCTGCTGAAGAGTCGTTTCCGCTGGAGTGTTCGCGAACTATCGTGCGGGCGAAGCTGCATAATTCCGGGGTTTTGCTCAGGCGTCATGCTGAGTCATCGGGTTCAGAGGCGCTCCGGCACGCTGCTACGCAACTGCGGCAACTGGAGGAGCATGTTGATCGTGCCGATTCGATCGATGCGGTGCGGGGCTACGAAGGGAGCGGTGCGGCGACATATTTCGGCGTGTTCGAGGATTTTTTTGATACCGGGGGGTTCATCTTCAGAGAGCGGGTCAAGCGTCCGCCGACCGATCCGGTCAATGCGATGCTGAGTTTCGGGTACAGTCTGCTTTTCAACAACATTTTTTCGATGGCAAGATTGCATCGGCTGCACCCTTACGTCGGGTTTCTGCATGCCGACAAGCCCGCTCATCCTGCACTTGTGAGCGATCTGATCGAGGAGTTCCGCACGCTTGTTGACGGTCTCGTGATCGCGCTTATCAACAAGCGGCTCATCAGCCCGGAGGAGTTTACCGTTGCGCGGCATGATGACGGAAAACCCAAAGGGTGCTACCTCTCGGATGGAGCGCGCAAAACTTTTCTTCGCGAGTTCGAAAACCTCATGCACCGGACAACGACCCACCCGGCAACGGGCTATGAGGTAACCTGCAGGAGGTGTCTTGACTTGCAGGTGGGGGAGTTTGCCCTTTATCTCAAAGGGGAGAAACCGTATACGCCATATCTGAGGAGGTGA
- a CDS encoding DUF6371 domain-containing protein has translation MEYRYHLERGGLKYICPACHQTRFVRYVDTETGEHLSEDCGRCDREDSCGFHLRPSEYFRQTGTRPTAAARRKEPMPEPEPSFIDAETAGRSLTAYEQNNFALWLVRVFGEETAFQLVDAYHVGTSKHWPGACIFWQQDVTGKLRGGKIMLYNKETGRRVTEPFPHVQWVHKVLKIQPYHLRQCLFGEHLLVADRERAVGIVESEKTTVVAAGFMPEMLWLATAGKNNLKAERLDVLGGRNVTLFPDLGAFEKWEEIARGMPGVKVSDILERRASEADRAGGLDLADYLLR, from the coding sequence ATGGAGTACCGTTATCACTTGGAGCGGGGCGGACTGAAATACATCTGCCCTGCGTGTCACCAGACACGCTTTGTCCGGTACGTGGACACGGAAACAGGAGAGCATCTGTCTGAGGATTGCGGCAGGTGTGATCGGGAAGATTCATGCGGTTTTCATTTGAGACCTTCGGAATACTTCCGGCAGACAGGAACGAGACCGACTGCAGCAGCGAGACGAAAGGAGCCGATGCCGGAGCCTGAGCCGTCGTTCATTGATGCAGAGACAGCGGGCCGGAGTCTGACGGCTTACGAGCAGAACAATTTCGCTTTATGGCTTGTCCGGGTGTTCGGTGAAGAGACAGCCTTTCAGCTTGTCGATGCTTATCACGTCGGCACGTCGAAGCATTGGCCGGGTGCCTGCATATTCTGGCAGCAGGACGTTACTGGCAAGCTCAGAGGGGGAAAGATAATGCTCTACAACAAAGAAACCGGGCGTCGAGTGACAGAGCCGTTCCCTCATGTCCAGTGGGTTCACAAGGTACTGAAGATCCAACCTTATCACTTGAGGCAATGTTTGTTCGGTGAACACCTTCTTGTTGCGGATCGAGAGAGAGCGGTCGGCATAGTGGAAAGCGAGAAGACGACAGTAGTCGCAGCCGGTTTCATGCCGGAAATGCTATGGTTGGCGACAGCCGGAAAGAATAATCTCAAGGCGGAAAGGTTGGATGTGTTGGGAGGCCGGAACGTTACGCTATTTCCCGACTTGGGCGCCTTCGAGAAGTGGGAAGAGATAGCGCGCGGGATGCCGGGAGTGAAGGTATCGGATATACTGGAACGTCGGGCCAGTGAAGCGGATCGGGCCGGCGGGCTTGACCTTGCGGATTATCTTCTTAGATAG
- the cas6 gene encoding CRISPR system precrRNA processing endoribonuclease RAMP protein Cas6 has translation MYTSLFPLRIARFRCTIEPLELVQLPDYKGSALRGGFGHAFRRATCLSRDRECESCMLKSACAYYTVFESRVSRQTADRLRIGADAPHPFLLEPPMTGQHCFEPGQKISYGLTLFGSAIEKLPFFIYAFMILGENLGLGKGRGRFRLLAVEDEGGRNLYHDGHLSGGFVILSARDILESTSTDDRPLALRFETPLRMKTAWQRKEQELLTGIGHEDDFRLLLKSLYHRAFVLTQLYGDLPEPASYNSRNLPLVNGDVHLGSAETRWLDWTRYSQRHQQHMQLGGILGSVTFTGKTGQYLPLFRLGEYLHIGKGTTFGLGKYRMVEPVPEQTGE, from the coding sequence ATGTATACCTCTCTTTTTCCTCTTCGCATTGCTCGGTTTCGGTGTACGATTGAGCCTTTGGAGCTGGTGCAGTTGCCGGATTACAAGGGGTCGGCGTTGCGGGGCGGGTTTGGGCATGCGTTCAGGCGGGCTACCTGTCTGAGCCGTGACCGGGAGTGTGAGTCTTGTATGCTGAAGTCGGCTTGTGCCTATTATACGGTGTTCGAGTCGAGGGTTTCTCGCCAGACGGCTGACCGGCTGAGGATCGGGGCGGATGCTCCTCATCCTTTTCTGCTGGAACCTCCGATGACCGGGCAGCACTGTTTTGAGCCAGGCCAGAAGATCTCTTACGGGTTGACGCTGTTTGGGTCTGCTATTGAAAAGCTGCCGTTTTTCATCTATGCGTTTATGATTCTGGGGGAAAATCTGGGGCTTGGCAAGGGGCGGGGGCGGTTCAGGCTGCTTGCGGTTGAGGATGAAGGGGGCAGGAACCTGTATCATGATGGTCATCTGTCTGGCGGGTTTGTTATCCTTTCGGCAAGGGATATTCTTGAATCGACCTCAACAGATGATCGTCCGCTTGCGTTGAGGTTTGAAACGCCTCTTCGCATGAAAACCGCATGGCAGCGGAAAGAGCAGGAGCTCCTTACCGGTATCGGGCATGAGGATGATTTCAGGTTGCTGCTCAAGTCGCTTTACCACAGGGCTTTTGTGCTGACGCAGCTTTATGGCGACCTTCCTGAACCGGCGTCGTATAACAGCCGGAACCTGCCGCTGGTAAACGGCGATGTTCATCTTGGAAGCGCTGAAACCCGCTGGCTCGACTGGACCCGGTATTCTCAGCGCCACCAGCAGCATATGCAGCTTGGGGGAATTCTGGGTTCGGTTACGTTTACCGGCAAAACGGGTCAGTATCTGCCGCTTTTCAGGCTTGGGGAGTATCTTCATATCGGCAAGGGAACAACATTCGGGCTTGGGAAGTACCGGATGGTTGAACCTGTACCGGAGCAGACGGGTGAGTGA
- a CDS encoding MerR family transcriptional regulator, translated as MTITKSTVFKWSMLGKIPCQKAPNGRLLFPVDKVQQWIESGNVEQGEG; from the coding sequence ATGACTATCACGAAATCGACAGTATTCAAATGGTCGATGCTTGGGAAAATTCCTTGCCAGAAAGCGCCAAACGGCAGACTCCTTTTTCCTGTGGATAAGGTTCAGCAATGGATCGAGAGCGGCAACGTCGAGCAGGGGGAGGGCTGA
- the cas2 gene encoding CRISPR-associated endonuclease Cas2, producing the protein MFMLVSYDICDIKRLPRVAKLMEGYGVRVQYSVFECSLTQRQLMELQRRLKRLIKPEVDSVRFYPLCESCRDEIVILGQGTVSRDEPYYIA; encoded by the coding sequence ATGTTTATGCTTGTTTCCTACGACATCTGCGATATAAAACGACTTCCGCGGGTAGCCAAACTGATGGAGGGCTATGGCGTTCGGGTGCAGTACAGCGTGTTCGAATGCAGCCTGACCCAGCGGCAGCTCATGGAGCTGCAGCGGCGGTTGAAGCGGTTGATCAAGCCGGAAGTTGACAGCGTACGGTTTTATCCGTTGTGTGAATCGTGCAGGGATGAGATTGTCATACTCGGGCAGGGTACCGTGAGCCGGGACGAGCCCTATTATATTGCGTGA